TCCTGGGGGGcgtctgctgcatgcatcgtcTTTTTCGGCGCTgccgctgctctcctctGCATCCTCGACTCctgcgtttgtctctccctcggcgtcgccgctctcaccttcctctctctcgcctgcacTCGGCTGCGCCTCGTATCCGCCGCAGCCGATCCTCGCACTCCACCCTGTGCCTCCGACCGTCGACGAGCctgtcgttctgtctcctccagcgcCCATGATGCGAATGGCGGCCGCAGCGAACTTCGCTGCTGCGCCGGAGTCGCCGGTTCCCGGGAGTCCTCGCCACCCGTCGCTGAGCTTTCTGCGCAGCCGAAAGAGCTCGGGTGAGAGCTGGAGACCTCCCTCGCCGGCGCCGTCTTCAAGTGTCTCCATCGAGATCCGCGAGGTCGCCAGCGACAGCTCCGCGCAGGGCCGACCTCAGCGCGCAGGTGgggaggcgggagagggtCGCGACGCACAGTATGGTGTTGCGAGTGGagactcttcttcgagtCTCGGACCTGCTGCTCAGCTCTCCGGATTCCCTCTACAGCCGCTTCACTCGcaggtttctctctcgggaCTTGGGCCGAGGAGTACTGTCTCGAGTGTGAGTCCGCGGACAGCGGGAAGCTCTGCGTCCTTCGCCGCCTTTTTCGCGccgtcggcgtctctctctccggcgttctcgtcctttctcAACCAAGGCctcgtctcgctctgctCCTGCAGCacctgcagagaggcagcaggAGCGACGCTAGGCATGGCGATTCCGCCAGTACCTCACGTCcactgcagcagctgcagcagctgcaggcaAGGAAGTCGAAGctcgagaggaagcagaggacgcgCGGACGTTtccgcagacgcagacgccagGCTCGTGCAGGAGGCCGCGGAAagcgaagcgcgagaaggcagTGCCGCGGCCCCACTCCCAGCAgcgaaggcgggagagacgacagccgagacaggaaacaagagtggagagggagggcagacagagagaaaggaagagaggaaagagaggaaggaagacgacgaagaacaagtgcaagaagaaggagaaggtgaCCGAAGTTCAGCTGCGACCCCACTCGGCGATGgccacagagaagacgacgcgcgAACGGCGATCAAAGGCGACAGACCGAGTCCGGCTTCCCTAGGTGTACATCCACCTGGGAATGGTTCCTTGCGGCTTCCGCGCCGCGGTAGGTCTCCAGACGGAATCTCTGAGGCACCAGGTGTGGAGCACTCTTATCTCGTTTCGTCGCGCGCGAAGCCGACCTTCCACGAAAGCGAGGCCACAGCGCATACGCCTCTTGCTTCACCCGAAGGCGATCTGCGGGACCTTCttgagcgagaaggaacaaagGTTGGAATGGCCATCGAGACGAGGGGCTTCAGCCCAGCTGCagtgtcgcctttcttcgcctcgccgcTTGCatgtttgtctccttcttccgaTCTGTCTCCAGCGAATGTGGGGGATCGACAAGGAGACCCTGCGAGCAGAGACCGAGTGTCTCCATCGTCTCCGTTCCACTCGGCTGCGgactcctgcttcttctctcccgctgcaGTGCGACATGATCAcgaggcgacggaggagGAATGCCGGCTGGAGACATCGTCTGTGCATTCATCGCTTTTGTCTCGGTCCACCTCGCCTCCGGCGCGGGCGTCGAGCGATCCGTTCTCGCAGTCAGGCTGTCCCTTTGCGTCGCCGAGCCCCACAGAGACCCTGGAGGCTGAGAATgagagcagcgaaggcgccttcttctcgtcgcctgtcgacttcctctccccCGTGGCGTCGCCAGTGGTACGCAGAGACCGCTGCAATCCGCCTCGCCCTGCAGGCGCGTCTGACGCTGACAAACAGGAAACCGTGGGCGAGAGGAATGGAGGGAGAGCagacgatgaagaaggcaaaggcgatgaagaaggcaaaggcgatgaaggagaagaaggcgagaaggaagtctccatggaagaaggagagaggagagaggacgagatgTCCCTCGATCGAGACGGGGACAGGTGGGGGATGCGGAATCTCTTCGAGACGGCACTGCAGAGCGGCGAGGCGGCGGCTGACGAGGacctgcggaaggagacgggagacactGAAGGCTCTTCGCAGGTCTCTGAGATTCTGGCGAGAGCTGTCGCAGCCGCCGTCTTCGCAGCGCTCCCGAGCAAAGGTCCAGAAGGCAAGCGCGTATCCCAggacggcgaaggcgaggccgACACCACGCGCATGGACAACGAAGGTggcagaaagcgagaagaaaggaaagaaaaggaagaccacgaactgcgagagaaagcacACGCAGGAGGAtcaagaggaaaacggcCGTCGTGTACAGAGGAGGTAAATGCAGAAtacaaaaaaggagaaaaaacgcaaacaaCAGCCATTCTTTACGGCCAAATCTCGCCTACAAACAGATTCGtacatctatctatctatctatctatctatctatctatctatctatatatatatatatatatatatgtatatgtgtatgcttACTTACACAAAcatatatttgcatgcaaatataAAAGGTGTACCTGTATAATCATATTTATTACCATATTTATGCAGGGTGATTCAATTTTGGTACTGCCAGATCTGACGTTTATCTGCATGACTGTGCTGGTGCAGTCAAGCGTTCGCATGCACCTACACGTTATTTTTATTTAGACGAAATTTGTAAGACGAATATcgcgtgtgtgtctgcatcCGCGCGTATACGTAAAACGATGTGTATATGTTTGTTTCACGCTTTGGTTTCTCTGTATCTTCTTGTGACcttgcgtctctttctttcctgtggTATGTGTGTGGTGTCGGTTACTGGGACCTTGGTTTCTCCGTggtttttgttttttcagcttGAAGTCGTCGGCTCGGAGAcaggtgtctctgtgggaggagacgcctgtttgtctccttctcttgcgTCTGCGTTGAGTTCGCTGCCGGCGTCTTCGGTGCTCGCGAAGGTGgagcctgtctcttctccacctgctGCTCTGGGACCCCTCCACCTTCCTCCctccgcatgcagccgtttcgcctctgcgtccgatctgcaggtgtctcctcggctgcctgtctcctcacctTCGTCGCCCTCCGCGTCTCGCCTGGCGAGTCCGGCGCGGGCTCGGCGCGGGCTCGCAccggagacaggcggcaGTCGCTCGTTGGGCTCCAGTTTGGAGCCCGGAGGCGACTCGGCGCCCTGTTGCTGTCCACACAGTCGAAGCGCGACGCGGTGTTGCTGCTACGAGATTTCGcctccctttttcttcacgacgacttcagcttctccgttttcttcttctttccagccATTCATGTTCCCCTCTCAAGGCTCTCTCctgccgctctctctccacagtgcGTCTTCGGCTGAGTCTTTCGAGCGCGGCGGCGTATCTGCCTCGGGAGCCTCCGCGTTCTCTTCACCGCTCTTCGTTCCCAacgccttcgttctctcctcgcccgCGTCTTCGCAGGTTCCTCTCCCCAACTCTGCGAGCATGCACCCTGCCTCGACGCACTCCAGACTCAGCAGTGCAGGCGGCCTCAGCCGCGAcggcgcagaggaagacgcaggtgGAAAGTCCTTCCTCATGcatctcctcctctcctcgaagaagtggagacgcaTCAGCAAATTCGTCAGGTACAATCCACGGCGAAATACAGAGACAGCGATCTTCTCTACGCACACATTTAGAGAGTCTTCAGGGGGATGCATGTGTAGGAACgttcgaaaaaaacaaaggggGTATGTTCCATGTCTCGTCACCAACTCTACAGAAAACCACGTTCGACAGGAACGCTCCTCAGTTCCCTCCACAGTCATCGCTAAATCatagctatatatatatatatatatatgtaagaAGATGCGcagatataaatatatatatgtgtgtttgCACGCCTCGGATCTTTTgacttcctgtctctcgaaGATGCCTGCCGTTCTGTCGCTTCACCTGTTGGTAGAACTGTatttcgttttcttgtcttctgtccgtcttcccctcccctcggtctccgtctctctttcgtcttctccctttcgtcttctctcttttctcgctcttttctctgggCCTCGagcgtcgtttcttcttctctcgtgccGTTGATTTTTCTTCGCAGCCTGCAGGCGCGGGGGCCTTGCACCGACATGTCGAATCCCTCCAACTTTATGCCTGTGGTAGGCGCGTTTTTGTGGAAGGATCTGCGCttttgtctgcatgcgagcCTTGCTCCCTGCCCTTTCTCTCCGAAGGTCCCTCTTTCCCTCACGTAGTGGCCACCGTTGTCCGTgtcgtcttcgtttttgtgagacttctgcagcttcctctctcgagttttccacgtcttctctcgcagcagccagctttgcatgcgtcgaacGCTTCTTTGCAGCGGGGCGTTGAAAGAGTAGTTGTTGCTTCAGCGAATCCATTCAGTGAAGGGTGtggttttcctttcctctgtatCCTCCTCAAAAGTACCAACAAGTGCAAGTGAAGCGCTTTTGgttctgcagaaaaacacCACAGCTCAAGTCCGTTTTTATCTCCATTCCACTTCATGTTTCTCGAGATATTTACAAAGGTTTGAGAAGCTTCCACGAGTGGGGTGCCGGCACCCGTCGTCTCctcgagagcagaaggaatCCGACAATGTCggcttctgctctctgcaccgcgtctcctcgttcttggTTGCGTCCTCGGTCTGTTCGCGACTACTCGCCCTCACGTTCGAGAAATGTTTCTGATGTTCAGGAGGAAGCTCGGCGCGTCAAGGAGGAACGGAAGCGCCAGGAgaagctgcgcatgcacagcgaAGGCCGACATCGGAAGTCACGGTCGGAGAAGAAAGTAAGAGCTTCGTTGCTCGTGGACGGGACAGGCATGCGTTGTAGTTCGGCTTTGGAGGGCGGAGATATCTCTGGATGGAGGCGGGGCTTggtttccttttcgtcttttccggCATTCCGGTGTcaggcatgcatgcgttttttctgctaTTCAACGCCTCCTGTGCGGAGGTAGTAGCTgacttcgctttctcttcctcttggcTCTTGTGTTTTCTGTCCGTTCAGCaccgacgcagagaggagcagagactTTTCTGGCAAGATCAACAGCGCGAACTGCAAGGCCCGGGGCCGGAGCTCGACCTCTTCAAAGAAGACATGGAAGAGTTCCATCACAGCAGTCGCCACCGTCGCCACCACTCTCACGGTCACAAgtgaagagacaaacagtctgctttctccctcATGGCCTTTCGTCCTCCCCCGCGCTGTTGTACAGTTGTCCTTCTGCGCCTGCTCACCGTCTTCGACGGAAGCGCTAAGCTCCGATCTTGGACAGTCATTGACACCgaaaacgcgcatgcagagaggccTCTCGCGCGAGAGGGGGGAGGGTGTtcggaagagcagaaggatggagaggagagcagacgTATAGAGAAGTAGAAGCGAAAAGGcgcaaaggagaagaagggaagcagagCCGAGAAGCAATGCCCACAAGtaaaagagacgaagaggaaaggagaagcggagaagtcGGAAAAGGAACGAATGGTGCGTTTCTCACCGTTCCATGGAAGGGAGTCCGCCGAGGtcgacaggaaagagagaagtaCTTTCTGACTTTTTGCTGATTCGAGTAGAGTGAGAGTGAAATctggagagggaagagacgcgaaggaagaacggaGTTTTTATTTCGCTTTGGAGGGCAAGCATCTGTCGCGAGCTCCCCGCGACTCAGACGTCTGTTGGAAAGCTTCAGCGTTTTCTTGGCTCAGAAAAAACTCCATTTTATCGAAACCGTGCATGTCTTTTGCCGCAACTCTTAAGGCGCTCGACGCGCAGCAGAAAGCGGGAGTGGAAACGCCTGGCGAAGCCTCAATTTTTTCTAGCTCTTCAGTCGCCCTTTGGGGGCCAAGGAGAACTGTCAACTCACGTAGCTCTTCCACGTGGATTCGCATgcgttcgctctcttttcACATGCACTCGCGGCTTTTTAAATGCTTCTTCCAGTCTCAGAACATGAGTCACACGCAAGCTCACAGCATGCAGCGAGTGGAAACGCCAcccagagaagacgcgattctctctcgctttcgacttgagaacagaagagacaaagcgGCGCTGCCGGCGCGGCCAAACCCCCGGATCTCGCACTCACACGCGGTGTTCGACTCGCAAAAACCGTTTCCCCTGGCTGCTCAGATTCAGTTGCTGCGACGATGGAACATGGAAGAATTGCAGCAGTTCTTGCATCCCCTGGCggatatacacatatatctacatttacatagacatatatacacatatagatatatatatatatatatacataaatgtacatatatatatatatatatatatatgcatatatgcatgtttgTAGATGCACATCTGGGTGCATATAAAGCCACAGATTTATGCATGTCTTTGTATCATTGTATGCAGATGAATGTTCAtgcgcgcgcgcgtctcctgaGAGCTACTTGCAAAAGTACCGCATTCCAAGAATTGATGGACATCCATGCATGGCAGTATCTATGCCTATATGTCCAAATatgacatatatatacatatatatatatatatatatttatatgtatgcagGCAATTGGGCTTTAGTGTGCGAGCCGTATGTGTGTGGAGGGCCGTTGGTTGCATGCAAGTATGTCAagctttctgtgtctcgatGTCGAGAGGTAATGCGGAGCTTTTGTTTGGGATGGAGACAAAGCATTCAGTTCGCTTTACAGGATTCGTGTTTCGCGCTTGCAGAGAAATCAGACACAGGCCGTAAAAGCAGAAACAGTCTCCGGTCTGCTGTTTTTTCGTCGAATCTCAGGGGTCCTGGGGAGTCCAGACGTTCGAAGAGTCATTGAGAAAGGACttttcagagacagaaactcgGGAGCTTCCCGCGATGGCCAGGGtgggaagaaaggagactgcagTCTGCAGAAGCGAGCAAGCGCGTCCGCTCATACGCGTGTGTGTCTTTcgtgaaggagaaaacatCTTGCCAGACAGGAGCGAAACGAACGAGCTGTGCGACCAGCGACcaagggggagaagaggctcTTCACGAAGACCTCTAAAAAAGGTTTCTCGCTGATTGTCGAGGAAACTACGGCATCTCCAGTTACATCTATTTGAGTGTAAATGTCCGACACTATCTCGTAGATCTTTGTGGGCTGCGAGAGAGATGAGCCggtgaaaaaaagaaaagttACGGagtgccttttcttcctctgctccttcgACACAGCCTTGAAAGAAGCGCCAAGGTGGCAGAGACGTCGAGAAGTAACGAGAGCGAATTTCGTTAGAAACTccgaagcagaaagacagCAGAAATCGAGGTTTAGGGTGGAGGtgcctccccccccccccccggcGGCAGCCCACCGCTCTCTCGCAGaaacgtttcttcctttgttttctcccttttccttcctACCTGcctcgtcgtttctctcctttttgccTCGATTGTGCTTTGGGATtctgcttcctgtctcttttgttgtcttctttccgctCGAGTGACTCGTGAAGACTCAAACATGTCGATGGTGCCGACGAGCGACCTTGTCTGCATGTgctcctgtgcatgcatgcgcgctctGCAGTGTGAGGAAACGTTTGCGGCTTTTCCCTTTTGACAGGACGAAGTtgtttctccccttttttgtccaccgttttctcttctcttcagctcgcgtctcccttattccctcttcttcgaaaCCACcatttcgtcttttctcttcctccgtgcgcctctctctccccgctctctcgctctgtccgtcttctctccagatcCTTTTCGGCcgcttgcttctcctctcccgccctcgtttctctcttcttttttcctctctccgtgttttgcctctccttctctgccagGTTTTTCGTCTCACTCGCAGCGGCTCCCTGCCTTCTTTTCGAGATTCCCCTTGGCTCACGCGCTCATCTTTGTGTCCGCGCAtctcgtcttcgttccttcttctctcgtcgtttgcctctctctctctcccttttaaagtatataaatatatacatatatatgcgttatatatatgttgtgCTTACTccgtcttgttctcctcctcgctctgtctGGGCCggttcgtcttcctcttctcggtctgtcgttttctccctgctctttctcccttcctttcttcctctcgttccctcgttttcctttctgactctctttgtttcctttcgGGATATGCGTTCCGTGGAAATGGCGACTCTCCCGGCGGCGGATCCTTCGCAGGTGAACGCCCCAGCGAATGCGAATATCCAAGCGGTCTGGAAGCTGAACGAGCTGGAACTGCGACACAACCTGACCGGCGAAGCCTCTTGGCACTGGCAGTACCGAAACTCTTCCTACATCTTCATTGGTAAGCGTCGTTCCCTGTCGGCTGGactcgtcgcttcttctgtcgcttttcgttctctgctgcgtcctCCGGCTCCTGTGCAGGAGATCGAGGCGAAAAGgtcctgcgcctcctcctgAAGCTCCAACGTTGtcggagaggcagaagtcTCTGAGCGGCGCTTGACTGGACGCTTCTCTGGAAAACGCAGGCACCATGCGTTCGAGTCTCAGGTTTCGTCTTGCTCGACGCTCTCTCGGATCCGCCCCAGTTCGTTCTGCGCAGTCTTTTTCGTCGCGTTcacttctgctttctctcgcgagagGCAGTGCGCCCCCGCGTTGCGCGGCTCCAGAGGACGCTctgcctgtcttcttcgttgcgtctctctcaacTCGCGTTCGCTTGCGACTCTTCTTTGCAGGAGGCCTCGACGTCAGACTGACCGAAGGAGACATCATCATTGTCTTTTCCCAGTGGGGGGAACCGATCGACATCCACCTCGTCAGGGATAAAAAAACAGGTGATCCCAAGCAACCTACGACTCACATACACATGTCCAAACGCACACGACAAATAAATGCATATCTGCTCATATGCACagacttcttcgtctccaccaaacgcgcgtttctcgaggAATTCGCAGATCGCCCTCGATTTTTTTTCACCTCCAATTCGCTGACAGGGGACTTGTCTGCAGTCTCTCGCTTcactctcctttctcttctctcttctcctccctttctcttctctctcctttcgcctctctctcctttctcttctctcttctttcgcctctcgcaTCTGTCCTTCGTTCTTTTTGGCGCACAAGTGAAGGATCCCTTGATTGGCTGTCGCAGGCGCTCCGAAGGGattctgtttcctcgcttACGAAGATCAACGCTCCACAATTCTGGCCGTGGACAACGCAAATGGCATGAAACTGTTGAATGGCACTCTTCGCGTCGACCACTGCAAGAACTACAGACCTCCGCGGAAAGACGATGACGAGGCGGTAAACGAAcagcttctcttttctcaaAGAACGCAGCTTGTCCTCGCACTGCGTCTCTCCTAGTCTGTGGGAGTCTCGCCCTGGCCTCTGCAGCGCGgcgctcttctccccggTCGTTTTCCGCGCATGCTCATCCACCATGCATGCTTTTTAGAGATCCGAAACAAGCGAGGTTCCCTCACCGTGTAGTCGTCTGCAGCTCTCTCCAGGCATGTCTGCTCGAGATGTACAGACGCTGGCGTCCACGCGGACAGCCTGCCCCCATTCACGAGGCTGCGCCTATGTCTCTGCGCTATCTGGAGAGCAGCAGCGATGAACACACAccatgcatatacatgtgtagatatatctatatatatgcatacatatatatatatatatatatatatatagatatatttgtacgtatatatatatatatatatatatatttgtacgtgcatatatatatatatagatatatttgtacgtatgtatatatgtatatatgtatatgtgtaaaGGTACGTGGCTTCGAGGTGTGTTTCCATGCTTGCCTTTCTCGACGCGTGTGCCCCGCATGCTTTCTGCAGGAGGaattttctttttttctggagaTTTGGATCTGCGATGTTGACGTCTCGCTCAGATGTTGTTTCATGTTTTGAGCTCCAAGTTCACCTGTCAAAGAAAAGAGCTAATGCACCGTGGAGGATGTATCTCGTAGACAGAGGCGGTCATCGAGTATGACGGCGCGGTCTCGATGGAGGAGCTGTCGGCATGATGGGATTCTCACAtgcattctttttttttgGTGTCTAGAGGTTCCGAGGATGGTCCGGGAGAGGGGAACAACGTTTTCTCGCAAGTTGCTCTTTCTCCAGGTCCGCAAGCGCTCGATCTCATGTCTGCGTCGCGGGTCGTAGCCGTCTTGTTTATCGTTAGGTTGCCAGTTTTTGCATTTTCTTTCAGGGGACGTACGAGGCGACCGGAGCGGAAGGCGGCGGCATTGGAGTGTACCGAgtgacagaagacgagaaaaggaaagcagcTGCGTTAGCGCAGGCTGAGCGTttgcagaaggagacagaagctttgcagacgaagatgggagggagacgagggaaagACGTAGATGAAATGTGGGCTGAAGAATTTGAGGAAATGCTGAAGAAGGtgaacgaagacgcagaggaagaggcgaaggaggtcTTGCGAGCGGaacggagaaagcagaaggaggagaagaaacgcgagaagaaggaaaagaaacgcgagaagaaggagatgaagaaatggagaaaagaagctaAACGACGAAGGCTGAACGACTCTCTCGACGgggacagagaacgagaaggacaCAGGGGAGaccgcagaagagacggccgagagagaagcgaggaagctagagaaacaagagaagcgatgagagagggaagacgaagagagtcGTCAAGCGACAGCGATGAAACCGGTAGCACCTCCTCCAGTTCCAG
This genomic interval from Toxoplasma gondii ME49 chromosome VIIb, whole genome shotgun sequence contains the following:
- a CDS encoding RNA-binding protein (encoded by transcript TGME49_263595~Predicted trans-membrane domain (TMHMM2.0):30-53), producing the protein MRYIYVVLTPSCSPPRSVWAGSSSSSRSVVFSLLFLPSFLPLVPSFSFLTLFVSFRDMRSVEMATLPAADPSQVNAPANANIQAVWKLNELELRHNLTGEASWHWQYRNSSYIFIGGLDVRLTEGDIIIVFSQWGEPIDIHLVRDKKTGAPKGFCFLAYEDQRSTILAVDNANGMKLLNGTLRVDHCKNYRPPRKDDDEAGTYEATGAEGGGIGVYRVTEDEKRKAAALAQAERLQKETEALQTKMGGRRGKDVDEMWAEEFEEMLKKVNEDAEEEAKEVLRAERRKQKEEKKREKKEKKREKKEMKKWRKEAKRRRLNDSLDGDREREGHRGDRRRDGRERSEEARETREAMREGRRRESSSDSDETGSTSSSSSRDSDSGDDRRRDRDEWRGERRDGRRVRDERRDRDERRDRDGRRDRDERRERDERRDRDGRRDRDERRDRDRGKERDEDTERRDRDKERGGR